The Gilliamella apicola genome window below encodes:
- a CDS encoding DUF3916 domain-containing protein yields MTGRLYLTNKKLRGKKRRLRVLEAWSKSFLDYFPEQITEDKRYWNIKIPVDIRLVQGKYTDQITQAQCAQYLINATYQIYQAKPSNLKHFRVTCVICLPDMFTSEICIYTSEEYFKYQTEAWDREPEKLDTTLNRSLSKEWELILPQGFCEKGVLRNDFDLEDKEYFVERWYFGEVG; encoded by the coding sequence ATGACAGGAAGACTCTATTTGACCAATAAGAAACTGAGAGGGAAAAAACGTCGTTTAAGAGTACTTGAGGCTTGGTCTAAATCTTTCTTGGACTATTTTCCTGAACAAATCACTGAAGATAAACGATATTGGAATATAAAAATTCCTGTTGATATTCGATTGGTGCAGGGAAAGTATACGGATCAAATTACTCAAGCTCAATGCGCTCAATATTTAATTAATGCTACTTATCAGATTTATCAAGCAAAGCCATCAAATCTTAAACATTTTAGAGTTACTTGCGTTATTTGTTTGCCCGATATGTTTACTAGTGAAATTTGTATCTATACTTCAGAAGAATATTTTAAGTATCAGACAGAAGCTTGGGATAGAGAACCGGAAAAATTAGATACTACTCTAAACAGAAGTTTATCAAAAGAATGGGAATTAATATTGCCTCAAGGTTTTTGTGAGAAAGGTGTTTTAAGAAATGATTTTGATTTGGAAGATAAAGAATATTTTGTTGAACGTTGGTATTTTGGTGAAGTAGGATAG
- a CDS encoding GrlR family regulatory protein: protein MKNGLYSANFDSNTYDWGNGIITIQENKVNGGDFVCYYQGEIKGAKIILHVTQYNTNETSVFGSIKEFDLDLDLDITESGSDLIATGHVVNQPQLMIKIKLKFLSDLI from the coding sequence ATGAAAAATGGTCTTTATTCTGCAAATTTTGATAGCAACACGTATGATTGGGGAAATGGAATTATTACAATTCAAGAAAACAAAGTGAATGGTGGTGATTTTGTTTGTTATTATCAAGGTGAAATTAAAGGGGCAAAAATAATCCTTCATGTGACTCAATATAACACTAATGAAACCTCAGTTTTTGGTAGTATTAAAGAATTTGATTTAGATTTAGATTTAGATATTACAGAATCAGGTTCAGATTTAATCGCTACGGGTCATGTTGTTAATCAACCACAGTTAATGATTAAAATTAAATTAAAATTCTTGTCTGACTTGATTTAA